In Microbulbifer salipaludis, a genomic segment contains:
- a CDS encoding lipopolysaccharide assembly protein LapA domain-containing protein, translating into MSFLRWISRLLFGVLALVCIALGVYFAVDNPESITPRFAGYDLFPGSVGFWLIGFLLIGALLGFLASLLPYWTERRRVKGLERQLLRTERELHTVRRQVAGE; encoded by the coding sequence TTGTCATTTCTGCGCTGGATATCGCGATTGTTGTTTGGGGTGCTGGCATTGGTTTGCATCGCCCTGGGTGTGTACTTTGCGGTCGATAACCCCGAAAGTATTACGCCGCGCTTCGCCGGGTATGATTTGTTTCCGGGTAGTGTCGGCTTCTGGCTGATCGGCTTCCTGCTCATCGGTGCCTTGCTGGGGTTTCTGGCCAGTCTGCTGCCTTACTGGACCGAGCGGCGACGGGTAAAGGGGCTGGAACGTCAGCTGTTGCGGACCGAACGCGAACTCCACACGGTGCGCCGCCAGGTTGCCGGAGAATGA
- the ihfB gene encoding integration host factor subunit beta — protein sequence MTKSELIEKIALRLDQLPVKDVELAVKVMLDTMSGVLAEGERIEIRGFGSFSLHYRAPRTGRNPKTGDSVELAGKYVPHFKPGKELRDRVNQQMYRDAYEDA from the coding sequence ATGACCAAGTCTGAACTGATCGAGAAGATTGCTCTGAGGTTGGATCAGCTGCCGGTAAAGGATGTGGAGCTGGCGGTAAAAGTCATGCTGGACACCATGTCAGGTGTGCTGGCGGAAGGAGAGCGGATCGAAATCCGGGGTTTTGGCAGTTTTTCCCTGCACTACCGCGCGCCGAGAACCGGCCGCAACCCTAAAACCGGTGATTCCGTTGAGCTGGCGGGCAAATATGTGCCTCACTTCAAACCGGGGAAAGAACTCAGGGACAGAGTAAATCAGCAAATGTACCGCGACGCGTATGAAGACGCATAA
- a CDS encoding ComEA family DNA-binding protein, which yields MNFFRFPLTALFAVFLLLANAQLASADDVVTQEQVQVNLNTASAEELSASLEGVGPAKAELIVKYRESIGEFSSVDQLLEVKGIGVATLEKNKDRIQL from the coding sequence ATGAATTTTTTTCGATTCCCGCTCACTGCACTGTTTGCCGTTTTTCTGTTACTGGCTAATGCTCAGTTGGCCAGCGCAGACGACGTGGTCACGCAGGAGCAGGTTCAGGTAAACCTGAATACGGCGAGCGCGGAGGAGTTGTCTGCCTCGCTGGAGGGTGTCGGTCCCGCAAAGGCGGAGCTGATCGTGAAGTACCGAGAGTCTATCGGTGAGTTTTCCAGCGTAGACCAGCTACTTGAGGTCAAGGGTATCGGAGTGGCCACGCTGGAAAAGAACAAGGATCGTATTCAGCTGTAG
- the pyrF gene encoding orotidine-5'-phosphate decarboxylase gives MTDSVSSPVIVALDYDTAEAALAMAAQLDPAVCRVKVGKELFTIAGPDLVRSLVQSGFQVFLDLKFHDIPNTVAAAVRAAANLGVWMVNVHASGGERMMRAAADALAPLGVNRPLLIGVTVLTSTAEDELAPVGVNRPLKEQVVALAELAKVSGLDGVVCSAQEAEALKAACGSEFKLVTPGIRPAGADAGDQRRIVTPVDALRNGSDYLVIGRPITAAEDPASALKAIVRDIEKPSA, from the coding sequence TTGACTGACTCTGTATCTTCCCCGGTAATCGTGGCGCTGGATTACGATACGGCTGAGGCAGCCCTGGCAATGGCTGCGCAGCTGGATCCAGCGGTGTGTCGTGTCAAAGTGGGCAAGGAACTGTTTACCATTGCAGGGCCGGATCTGGTGCGCAGCTTGGTGCAATCCGGTTTTCAGGTGTTCCTGGATCTGAAATTCCACGACATCCCCAATACGGTCGCCGCTGCGGTGCGTGCGGCAGCCAACCTCGGTGTGTGGATGGTCAATGTGCATGCCAGTGGCGGGGAGCGGATGATGCGCGCTGCCGCAGATGCGCTGGCCCCTCTCGGCGTAAACCGTCCACTACTGATTGGGGTGACCGTACTGACCAGCACCGCGGAGGATGAGTTGGCCCCCGTGGGTGTGAACAGGCCACTGAAGGAGCAGGTGGTGGCGCTGGCCGAACTGGCGAAAGTCAGTGGGCTGGACGGCGTAGTATGTTCGGCGCAGGAAGCGGAAGCGCTAAAAGCAGCATGTGGTTCTGAGTTCAAGCTGGTAACACCGGGCATCCGACCGGCCGGCGCGGACGCTGGCGACCAGCGCAGAATTGTCACTCCGGTAGATGCATTGCGTAATGGGTCCGATTACCTGGTGATTGGCCGCCCCATTACTGCAGCGGAAGATCCGGCCTCTGCACTGAAGGCTATTGTGCGCGATATTGAAAAGCCGTCTGCATAA
- the lapB gene encoding lipopolysaccharide assembly protein LapB has translation MSDLTFFIFIFAAIGIGWYLGRKSGKKKGAKNNQHQALAQSYAQGLNYLLSERHNDAIEKFIDALEVSSATFETHLALGNLLRKRGEHDQAIRVHQNLLARPSLNRISQQKAQLELARDYIAAGWLDRAERLLQELVETSSELRSTSLEYLVEVYRDEREWAKAIHAVNLLHGRRFKRLPEEWAPVQAHFCCELAEEAINGKDYLSARKHIDAALGYERYSVRANLLLGRLEYLLGHCKEAIKVLERIPRQSPDYIPEILELLITCYEALGDENGLVAYLERLLREHPSNSVLIALTERIHQQQSEADAAAFIGKQLAIRPSLRGLGHFLDLHVDSTQGRARENLFLLKNLIDQLIASRPHYRCNSCGFSGNQMHWLCPSCKRWDSVRSVKGIEGE, from the coding sequence TTGAGCGACCTGACGTTTTTCATTTTCATTTTTGCCGCCATCGGCATCGGCTGGTACCTCGGTCGTAAGAGTGGCAAAAAAAAAGGTGCTAAAAATAACCAGCACCAGGCGCTCGCGCAATCCTATGCGCAGGGCCTCAATTACCTTCTCAGTGAGCGCCACAACGACGCCATCGAAAAATTTATCGATGCGTTGGAGGTCAGCAGCGCTACCTTCGAGACCCACCTGGCCCTTGGCAACCTGCTGCGCAAGCGCGGCGAGCACGATCAGGCCATCCGGGTGCATCAAAACCTGCTTGCGCGTCCGAGCCTGAATCGTATCAGTCAGCAAAAGGCACAGCTGGAACTGGCCCGGGACTATATTGCGGCCGGCTGGCTGGATCGTGCCGAGCGTTTACTGCAGGAGCTGGTCGAAACGTCCTCCGAATTACGCAGTACCAGTCTCGAATACCTGGTAGAGGTCTATCGGGATGAGCGGGAGTGGGCCAAGGCGATTCACGCGGTCAATCTGTTGCATGGGCGCCGCTTTAAACGTCTCCCAGAAGAGTGGGCGCCGGTACAGGCGCATTTTTGCTGCGAACTGGCAGAAGAAGCCATCAATGGCAAAGATTACCTCAGCGCGCGCAAGCATATTGATGCGGCGTTGGGTTACGAGCGCTATTCGGTGCGTGCCAACCTGCTGCTCGGCCGTCTGGAGTACTTGCTTGGCCACTGCAAGGAGGCGATCAAGGTTCTGGAGCGTATTCCGCGTCAGAGCCCGGATTATATTCCGGAAATTCTTGAATTATTGATTACCTGTTACGAGGCGCTGGGTGACGAGAATGGTCTGGTGGCCTACCTTGAGCGCCTGCTCAGGGAACACCCTTCAAACAGTGTTCTCATTGCGCTGACCGAGCGCATTCACCAGCAGCAAAGCGAAGCCGATGCTGCGGCCTTTATCGGCAAACAACTGGCGATTCGGCCATCCTTGCGCGGGCTCGGGCATTTTCTGGACCTGCATGTTGATAGTACCCAGGGGCGTGCCCGGGAAAATCTGTTTCTCCTTAAGAATCTGATTGATCAGTTGATCGCCAGTCGTCCCCACTACCGTTGTAATAGCTGCGGATTTTCCGGTAATCAGATGCACTGGCTTTGTCCCAGCTGCAAGCGGTGGGACAGCGTGCGTTCCGTTAAGGGGATCGAAGGCGAGTAA